A DNA window from Mariprofundus aestuarium contains the following coding sequences:
- a CDS encoding elongation factor-1 alpha, which produces MQNWKFTNISTSVKVLFTSYMIVIGIGYMMAFTQILFTHGMADGKIGLSVDDIVYSYYGNRNGSLIENKLNGSMKENASDEERFKIIKWAREGADEETFNNSIKPIFENTCSACHNAEMGLPEFNTYESVKHISETDNGASFASLTRVSHIHLFGIAFIFMFVGLIFSFTTGIPTWLKASAIAMPYVSQVLDIASWWLTKFDPAFAWLVMIGGAGMAIAFAFMWVVSMYEMWIKKA; this is translated from the coding sequence ATGCAGAATTGGAAATTCACGAACATCAGCACGTCAGTCAAGGTGCTATTCACCAGCTACATGATCGTTATCGGTATCGGCTATATGATGGCATTCACTCAGATTCTGTTCACCCACGGCATGGCCGATGGAAAAATTGGCCTGTCGGTAGATGACATCGTCTACAGCTACTATGGCAATCGCAACGGCTCTCTGATTGAAAACAAACTCAATGGCTCCATGAAGGAAAATGCCTCCGATGAGGAGCGATTCAAGATCATTAAGTGGGCTCGCGAAGGTGCGGATGAGGAAACATTCAACAACAGCATCAAACCTATCTTCGAAAACACTTGCAGCGCCTGTCATAATGCAGAGATGGGACTACCCGAATTCAATACCTATGAAAGTGTAAAACATATTTCGGAAACCGACAACGGGGCAAGCTTTGCATCGCTGACTCGCGTATCCCATATTCACCTCTTCGGTATCGCCTTCATCTTCATGTTTGTCGGCCTGATCTTTTCATTTACAACCGGAATTCCTACCTGGCTAAAAGCATCCGCAATTGCCATGCCTTATGTTTCACAGGTACTTGATATTGCCTCATGGTGGCTTACTAAGTTTGATCCGGCCTTTGCCTGGCTGGTCATGATCGGTGGCGCAGGCATGGCCATCGCATTCGCTTTCATGTGGGTCGTTTCAATGTATGAGATGTGGATCAAGAAGGCCTGA